Within Luteitalea sp., the genomic segment CGCTGCTCGGTGTCGAGCGCGTACTCGAGGCACTCGTCCGTGACGGGACAGCCGGCGCAGACCCGCTTCGCCTCCCGGACCGACCCGCCCTTGTCAGGATAGAAGGTGTCCGGGTCCGCCTGCAGGCATG encodes:
- a CDS encoding WhiB family transcriptional regulator — its product is CLQADPDTFYPDKGGSVREAKRVCAGCPVTDECLEYALDTEQRHGVWGGLSEHERRPLRRQRRAA